One window of Candidatus Nitrospira kreftii genomic DNA carries:
- a CDS encoding hypothetical protein (conserved protein of unknown function) — protein sequence MTRLAFASFGLILTFIFLPCLPIPATSQALPDSSLNGPQPTTVLVRVVAQGAMVLGREVGGARVTITDMATGSILATGLQQGEAGDQNQIMRTPHMMEEPIYSSRPSAAFTTTLQLQRPTLVEISAEGPLAYPTALQRTSQTLLLIPGQDLTNDGIVLHLYGYLIHIEQPQPREPLIAKDDVKLRASVRTLSGSLVRPHGDWDSRKIRIYGELLIGDRVIERLQMFYDEGSRSFEAPFFVPPSKDVPDGITLRVIAADLSTGNSGLSQVNYPVLSERLPLKPSAGRLLD from the coding sequence ATGACGCGGTTGGCTTTCGCTTCGTTCGGCTTGATCCTCACGTTCATATTCCTTCCCTGCCTTCCCATTCCCGCTACAAGCCAAGCCCTTCCTGATTCTTCGCTCAACGGTCCACAACCGACAACGGTGCTTGTCCGCGTTGTGGCACAGGGAGCCATGGTGTTGGGCCGAGAGGTCGGCGGAGCGCGCGTCACCATCACCGACATGGCAACTGGGTCGATCTTGGCGACCGGTCTGCAACAGGGTGAAGCCGGTGATCAGAATCAGATCATGCGCACACCTCACATGATGGAAGAGCCGATCTACAGTTCTCGTCCGTCCGCCGCCTTCACCACCACCTTGCAGCTGCAGAGACCGACGTTGGTAGAAATATCGGCTGAGGGACCGCTGGCTTACCCCACTGCGTTACAGCGCACCAGTCAAACTCTCTTATTGATACCAGGTCAGGACCTCACGAACGATGGCATCGTGCTGCACCTTTATGGCTACTTGATCCACATCGAGCAACCACAGCCACGCGAACCATTGATCGCTAAGGATGACGTGAAGCTTCGGGCTTCAGTCAGAACCTTATCAGGCTCTTTGGTCCGTCCCCATGGAGACTGGGACTCACGGAAGATCCGTATCTATGGAGAGCTCTTGATCGGCGACCGTGTCATCGAACGGCTTCAAATGTTCTACGATGAAGGAAGTCGTAGCTTTGAAGCACCATTTTTTGTACCGCCATCAAAGGACGTTCCCGATGGAATCACACTGCGTGTCATTGCGGCGGACCTCTCAACCGGCAACTCAGGGCTCAGTCAGGTCAATTACCCGGTGTTAAGTGAGCGGCTCCCTCTTAAGCCATCCGCCGGTCGGTTGCTAGACTAA
- a CDS encoding Methionine--tRNA ligase: MAKDPTFYITTPIYYVNDVPHIGHAYTTVAADVLARYWRLRGHEVFFLTGLDEHGQKVQQAATKAGIDPQAHCDKLAPQFETLWKKLSISNNAFIRTTDPQHKSIVQRYLQQLYDKNLIYKDSYTGWYCTFDERFWTEKDVEAGLCPDCKRPVEQLSEHNYFFRMGQYQEQLLDHIRTHSSFIRPDSRRNEVLGFLQTQKLGDLSISRPKSRLSWGIELPFDKAYVTYVWFDALVNYMSALEYLPRENPVGERFWPATVHLVGKDILTTHAVYWSTMLMALNLPLPDTIFAHGWWTVDGEKMSKSRANVVDPNKMVEQFGADAFRYFLLREVPFGQDGDFSERGMARRINSDLANGIGNLLSRTLTMIERSYGGTLPNVPTEYLTGEVAEKKYPLLVHAKNSLLALGDQLDYFFQGFEFNNLLLHITSRVSDVDTFIDQHKPWNLAKDQSKREELSAVLYTAAECLRILSLYMYPVMPHTAKSIVEQLGIPVDFDSTLLKEKVKWGKVQSGAKIRKAGALFPRVEVATSDAIGIGIKEKSTVKKLDLSGEGAKPVAESSVPSQPTLAAPISTPAPAPPAVPQITIDEFMKIQLKTAKVLSAERVPKSEKLIKLQVSLGTEQRQIVAGIGKKYEPDALVGKTIVIVANLKPAKLMGIESQGMVLAAGDADVRGLLTVLEEVDPGTKVK; this comes from the coding sequence ATGGCGAAGGATCCCACCTTTTACATCACCACCCCGATCTACTACGTCAACGACGTTCCACATATCGGTCACGCCTACACCACCGTCGCGGCCGACGTGCTGGCGCGCTATTGGCGGCTACGCGGGCACGAAGTGTTTTTCCTCACCGGTCTCGATGAGCATGGGCAGAAAGTTCAGCAAGCCGCGACCAAAGCTGGAATCGACCCACAAGCCCACTGCGACAAACTCGCACCGCAGTTTGAGACGCTCTGGAAGAAACTGAGCATCTCAAACAATGCTTTCATTAGGACGACCGATCCGCAGCACAAATCCATCGTCCAACGATACCTTCAACAGCTGTACGACAAGAACCTGATTTACAAAGATTCATACACCGGATGGTATTGCACCTTTGATGAACGATTTTGGACTGAAAAAGACGTGGAGGCTGGACTCTGTCCAGACTGTAAGCGCCCCGTCGAGCAGCTCAGCGAACACAATTACTTCTTCAGGATGGGTCAATACCAGGAACAATTGCTCGATCACATCAGGACGCACTCAAGCTTCATCAGGCCGGATTCGAGACGGAATGAAGTCCTGGGGTTCTTGCAAACTCAGAAACTTGGCGATCTCTCGATTTCGAGGCCGAAGTCACGCCTCTCCTGGGGCATCGAACTACCGTTCGATAAGGCCTACGTCACCTACGTCTGGTTTGACGCCCTGGTCAATTACATGTCGGCTTTGGAGTATCTCCCACGAGAAAATCCGGTCGGCGAACGCTTCTGGCCTGCCACTGTCCATCTTGTCGGCAAGGATATCCTCACGACCCACGCTGTGTACTGGTCCACGATGCTGATGGCGTTGAATCTTCCGCTACCGGATACGATTTTTGCCCATGGCTGGTGGACGGTGGACGGTGAGAAGATGTCGAAGAGTCGCGCCAACGTCGTGGATCCGAACAAGATGGTTGAGCAATTCGGGGCGGATGCCTTTCGCTATTTTTTATTGCGCGAAGTGCCGTTTGGACAGGATGGAGATTTCTCAGAGCGCGGAATGGCACGACGAATCAATAGCGACCTAGCCAATGGTATAGGCAATCTTTTGAGTCGCACACTGACCATGATCGAGCGCAGCTACGGAGGCACACTTCCAAACGTTCCAACAGAATATCTTACCGGTGAGGTAGCCGAGAAAAAGTATCCTCTTCTTGTTCATGCAAAGAACTCGCTCCTTGCCCTAGGAGATCAGCTTGATTACTTCTTTCAAGGTTTTGAGTTTAATAATTTGCTCCTCCATATCACCAGCCGAGTTTCCGATGTCGATACCTTCATTGATCAGCACAAACCCTGGAACCTTGCCAAAGACCAGAGCAAACGAGAGGAACTCAGTGCCGTTCTGTACACAGCCGCGGAATGCTTGCGCATCTTAAGTCTCTACATGTACCCCGTGATGCCACACACAGCAAAAAGTATTGTCGAGCAGCTGGGGATCCCTGTCGATTTCGATTCGACGCTTCTGAAGGAGAAAGTCAAATGGGGTAAAGTGCAAAGCGGAGCAAAGATCCGAAAAGCAGGCGCACTTTTCCCCCGTGTTGAAGTCGCCACATCTGATGCCATCGGTATCGGTATAAAAGAAAAGTCTACTGTAAAGAAGCTAGATTTATCAGGAGAAGGAGCTAAACCAGTGGCCGAATCATCTGTCCCTTCACAGCCAACACTTGCAGCACCTATATCCACCCCCGCCCCAGCACCGCCGGCTGTACCGCAGATCACCATCGACGAATTCATGAAGATCCAGCTCAAGACCGCGAAGGTGCTCTCCGCTGAACGGGTGCCGAAGTCGGAGAAGCTGATCAAGTTACAAGTCTCCCTCGGCACCGAACAGCGTCAGATCGTGGCGGGCATCGGCAAGAAATACGAACCAGACGCGCTGGTCGGAAAAACCATTGTGATCGTCGCCAACTTGAAACCGGCTAAGCTCATGGGTATTGAATCGCAGGGGATGGTTCTCGCAGCAGGTGATGCCGACGTGCGCGGGTTGCTCACCGTTCTGGAAGAAGTGGACCCTGGCACCAAAGTCAAATGA
- a CDS encoding DNA polymerase III, delta' subunit yields MPFAEITGHEQPISLLQASVRNGRLAHAYLFHGEARIGKWMTAVRLIQALNCEQPSHTDNFDSCGRCRSCLQIVARTHPDCFVIEPDPESATPQIKIDQVREIEQQFVYRPLLGERKICLIDEADRLTIGAANALLKTLEEPPGHGLFILVTSRPHALPITIRSRCQALRFTTPARTQVEAAVILKRELPPLDAHFLAVLADGRIGEALETNVAEVQARQKECLALVKPQSLTSSTAILAAAETLAKSDRGEETLNWLTRWIRDLVILIVGGDQDQILHLDQLTDLRQYAKRADVDLLLTLLNDIERIQQQAARHLNMQMALETTLLRLREALGLASNKVSA; encoded by the coding sequence ATGCCCTTCGCCGAAATCACAGGCCACGAACAACCCATCTCGCTGCTCCAGGCCAGTGTACGCAATGGGCGCCTGGCCCACGCCTACCTCTTTCACGGTGAAGCCCGGATCGGAAAGTGGATGACCGCGGTGCGACTGATTCAGGCTTTGAACTGCGAACAGCCTTCTCACACAGATAATTTCGACAGCTGTGGTCGCTGTCGGTCTTGCTTGCAAATAGTTGCACGAACCCATCCGGACTGTTTCGTGATCGAACCCGATCCAGAATCAGCGACGCCTCAAATCAAGATTGACCAAGTCCGAGAGATCGAACAGCAATTCGTGTATCGACCACTCCTCGGCGAACGGAAGATCTGCCTCATCGACGAGGCCGATCGACTGACGATCGGTGCGGCTAACGCGCTCCTCAAGACCTTGGAAGAACCTCCCGGTCATGGGCTTTTTATCCTTGTCACGAGCCGACCTCATGCGCTTCCGATCACTATCCGATCACGGTGCCAAGCGCTCCGGTTCACCACGCCGGCCCGCACACAAGTCGAAGCCGCGGTGATACTCAAACGTGAGCTCCCGCCTCTTGATGCCCATTTTCTTGCAGTCCTCGCTGATGGCCGAATCGGAGAAGCGCTCGAGACAAATGTTGCTGAAGTTCAAGCACGACAAAAAGAATGCCTCGCATTGGTGAAACCGCAATCGTTGACATCCAGCACCGCCATCCTTGCCGCAGCCGAAACGTTGGCGAAATCAGACCGAGGAGAAGAGACTCTCAACTGGCTGACACGATGGATTCGTGATCTTGTCATCCTCATCGTGGGCGGAGACCAGGATCAGATTCTTCACCTCGACCAACTCACCGATTTGCGGCAATATGCCAAGCGAGCGGACGTCGACCTCCTCTTGACTCTTTTGAATGACATCGAACGTATCCAACAGCAAGCTGCGCGGCACCTCAACATGCAGATGGCACTGGAAACGACCTTGCTTCGCCTGCGCGAAGCACTCGGGCTAGCCTCAAACAAGGTCTCTGCCTAG
- a CDS encoding thymidylate kinase yields the protein MSSASRQSPGIFITLEGGEGSGKTTQARRLCAYLTAQGLSVLRTREPGGTLLAERIRTLLLNHSKETVAPKTEALLILAARRQHVEHVIKPALAQGKTVICDRFSDSTMAYQGYGRGLDLRTLRMMNDWATGKLVPHLTLVFDVPVPVGLQRRRGQGTTQNRLDREAERFHKNVRAGFHALAKKEPRRIMVIDASSSPESVEREVRYCITNWLKAYRSPKPHRR from the coding sequence GTGTCGAGTGCCTCCCGACAATCACCGGGCATCTTCATTACGCTGGAAGGCGGTGAGGGAAGCGGGAAAACCACGCAGGCTCGCAGACTCTGCGCATATCTTACCGCTCAAGGTCTGAGTGTGCTACGCACCCGCGAACCCGGAGGAACGCTGCTCGCTGAACGAATTCGGACTCTCCTCCTTAACCATTCCAAGGAAACCGTCGCTCCGAAAACAGAAGCCCTGCTCATTCTGGCGGCACGGCGCCAGCATGTCGAGCATGTCATCAAGCCGGCCCTCGCGCAGGGAAAGACCGTCATTTGCGATCGATTCTCCGACTCGACCATGGCGTATCAGGGGTATGGGCGTGGGCTGGACCTTCGGACACTGCGCATGATGAATGATTGGGCAACCGGGAAACTCGTCCCCCATCTCACCTTGGTCTTCGACGTTCCTGTTCCCGTAGGACTGCAGAGAAGGCGAGGCCAGGGCACCACGCAAAATCGATTGGATCGAGAGGCCGAACGGTTCCACAAGAACGTGCGGGCAGGATTTCATGCGTTAGCAAAGAAAGAGCCGCGGCGCATTATGGTAATTGACGCGTCTTCATCGCCTGAATCTGTCGAACGCGAAGTCAGATATTGCATTACCAACTGGCTCAAAGCCTACCGTTCCCCAAAACCACATCGCCGTTAG
- a CDS encoding hypothetical protein (conserved protein of unknown function): MLKTALRRYFLTGLLVVIPIWGTILILKTLFTALDGILGDAMAELVPDHYIPGLGIVTLVLLIFLVGLFAANFIGRQIVWHWEDWLNRLPIVRGIYSTLKSMMDILSFTERGSYRRVVLIQFPKNGHYCFAFVTGMTKSETTALGHDTLIHVYVPTSPNPTSGYFLLVPEREVTSVDISIEEAMKLIVSGGLYTPSGTIASALNADPKWGQVKQPDAGVPIG, encoded by the coding sequence ATGCTCAAGACCGCGCTAAGACGGTACTTTCTGACAGGCTTGCTTGTTGTCATTCCGATTTGGGGCACGATCCTTATCCTGAAGACACTCTTTACCGCTCTCGACGGCATCTTGGGTGATGCCATGGCGGAATTAGTGCCGGACCACTACATCCCGGGATTAGGCATCGTCACCCTGGTTCTGCTCATCTTTTTAGTCGGATTGTTTGCGGCAAATTTCATCGGGCGCCAGATCGTCTGGCATTGGGAGGATTGGCTCAATCGACTGCCTATTGTCCGTGGGATTTATTCTACTTTAAAGTCGATGATGGACATTCTTTCTTTTACAGAACGAGGGTCGTATCGCCGTGTTGTCTTGATCCAATTTCCGAAGAATGGTCATTATTGTTTTGCATTCGTGACCGGGATGACGAAAAGCGAGACCACGGCATTGGGTCATGATACGTTGATTCATGTGTATGTCCCGACCTCGCCGAATCCTACGTCCGGTTACTTTCTACTCGTGCCGGAACGGGAAGTGACGTCCGTTGATATCAGCATCGAGGAAGCGATGAAACTCATTGTCTCCGGCGGTCTGTATACACCCTCCGGTACAATCGCATCAGCTTTGAACGCGGATCCGAAGTGGGGCCAGGTAAAACAGCCGGATGCCGGTGTCCCGATCGGATAA
- a CDS encoding hypothetical protein (conserved protein of unknown function): MKQATNHHKSSSLIPRLGVIVMAAGLGKRMKSNHAKVLHQVAGQAMVLYAVDVALRLAGHRIAVVVGHQADRVQQVIEAGMAGRLRAEAVSIVEQAEQLGTGHAVMQSRSVFIAEKATRPTQYLILNGDTPLLKEQTARDLVRVHQSQDATVTILTATLNDPSGYGRVIRRVSDVQHGDVASSDVLKIVEDRDATPAERATTEINVGTYVVSGDFLFDALDKLKPDNAQGEFYLTDIVRIAVAQGLRVAAVTLQEPVEGLGVNTRQQLAAAEQVVRQHIRERWLDAGVTMRDPGSVWIDAGVAIGTDAVLFPNVMLEGKTVIGEGTTIRSGVRISDCVIGNNVEILDHCVLRESQIDDEAHVGPFAHLRPGAIMRHHAKVGNFVEMKKAELGEGSKANHLTYLGDARIGKGVNVGAGTITVNYDGGVKKHQTVIEDHVFVGSDTQIIAPITIGQGAIIAAGTTITQDVPADSLAISRVLQVNKVGWATKRRMLVAGGMARGDSAKAAIQRTSRTENASNKSKKGRKKSSKG; the protein is encoded by the coding sequence ATGAAACAAGCTACGAATCACCACAAGTCTTCCTCACTTATTCCCCGCTTAGGGGTTATTGTGATGGCTGCGGGCTTGGGCAAGCGGATGAAATCCAACCATGCCAAGGTCCTGCATCAGGTCGCGGGGCAGGCGATGGTTCTCTACGCAGTCGATGTGGCCTTGCGCCTGGCAGGTCATCGGATTGCCGTAGTAGTGGGTCATCAGGCTGACCGGGTTCAGCAAGTGATTGAGGCGGGTATGGCGGGCAGATTGAGAGCTGAGGCTGTGAGCATTGTCGAGCAGGCAGAGCAACTTGGGACCGGTCATGCCGTGATGCAAAGCCGTTCGGTATTCATCGCCGAAAAGGCGACAAGGCCGACACAGTATCTCATCCTCAACGGTGATACTCCATTGTTGAAGGAGCAGACGGCGCGCGATCTCGTGCGGGTTCATCAGTCGCAAGATGCCACTGTCACCATCCTGACCGCGACGCTCAATGATCCCAGTGGGTACGGCCGGGTTATTCGTCGAGTCTCCGATGTCCAACATGGTGATGTCGCCTCGTCCGATGTGCTCAAGATTGTCGAGGATCGGGATGCCACTCCAGCCGAACGAGCCACCACTGAGATTAATGTCGGCACCTACGTTGTATCCGGAGACTTTCTCTTCGATGCGCTGGATAAATTGAAACCTGATAACGCACAGGGTGAATTCTATCTGACCGATATCGTGCGGATAGCAGTGGCGCAAGGCCTGCGTGTCGCAGCGGTGACGCTCCAAGAGCCGGTCGAGGGGTTGGGGGTCAACACGCGACAGCAGTTGGCGGCTGCTGAACAGGTTGTTCGTCAGCACATCAGAGAACGCTGGCTCGATGCCGGAGTCACGATGCGAGATCCAGGCTCAGTGTGGATCGATGCCGGAGTGGCCATCGGGACAGACGCGGTTCTCTTTCCGAACGTGATGCTCGAAGGGAAGACGGTGATTGGCGAGGGAACAACGATCCGTTCCGGCGTCCGCATTTCGGATTGCGTGATCGGAAACAACGTAGAGATTCTCGATCATTGCGTGCTGCGCGAATCACAAATTGACGACGAGGCTCATGTGGGACCGTTTGCGCATTTAAGACCGGGGGCGATCATGCGGCACCATGCGAAGGTCGGTAACTTCGTCGAAATGAAAAAAGCCGAACTTGGCGAAGGGTCAAAGGCGAATCACCTGACGTACCTCGGCGACGCACGAATCGGAAAAGGCGTTAATGTAGGAGCTGGAACAATCACGGTGAATTATGACGGCGGTGTCAAAAAACACCAGACCGTCATCGAAGATCATGTGTTTGTAGGGAGCGATACCCAGATCATCGCACCGATCACCATTGGACAAGGAGCAATCATTGCGGCCGGCACGACTATCACGCAAGATGTGCCGGCTGATTCATTGGCGATCTCTCGCGTCCTGCAGGTGAATAAGGTGGGGTGGGCGACTAAACGCCGAATGTTGGTGGCCGGCGGTATGGCGCGCGGAGACTCCGCGAAGGCAGCCATTCAGCGAACTTCACGAACTGAGAACGCTTCAAACAAGTCAAAGAAGGGACGCAAAAAGTCATCGAAAGGCTGA
- a CDS encoding L-glutamine:D-fructose-6-phosphate aminotransferase, producing MCGIIGYVGDQDAVPILIGGLAKLEYRGYDSSGVAVLQGEKIAVRRSVGKLINLQNSLKANELKGTVGIGHTRWATHGKPSEQNAHPHRSKGCVLVHNGIIENYQQLKQQLGNDGYKFQSETDTEVVAHLIDKYLQKGCALSEAVRFATKDVRGSYALAVISEREPGTLIAARSGCPLVVGRTKDASYVASDVMAMLAHTREVTYLEEGDVAVVTQHGVDLTDADGHAVARKSSKITWDASAAEKGGYPHFMLKEIHEQPQTILDTMRGRYSYDTGEADLPDIGLTPKEFAAVERVWIVACGTSWHAGQVGKYLFEEMVRTPVQVDIASEFRYRDPLVGKNDLFITISQSGETADTLAAAREAKGKGARVVSIVNVVGSTLARESDGVLYTHCGPEIGVASTKAFTAQLTALYLLALHFARVRNVMKEADGKAWLDRLVRLPVLVESVLQREAEMVAIAKRYYKKRNFLFLGRGINYPIALEGALKLKEISYIHAEGYAAGEMKHGPIALIDRDMPVVVLAPRDRLYDKTVSNLMEVKARHAPVIAFVAEGERELGKIADAVFTVPDTHPLISPILFTIPLQLLAYHIAVLRGADVDQPRNLAKSVTVE from the coding sequence ATGTGTGGAATCATCGGGTATGTCGGCGATCAAGATGCGGTGCCTATCCTCATTGGAGGATTAGCGAAACTTGAATACCGCGGATACGATTCATCGGGCGTGGCCGTTTTGCAGGGCGAGAAGATTGCCGTTAGGCGGAGTGTGGGGAAGTTGATTAATCTTCAAAACTCGCTCAAGGCCAACGAGCTGAAAGGGACGGTCGGCATCGGGCACACCCGTTGGGCTACCCATGGGAAACCGTCGGAGCAGAATGCCCATCCGCATCGGTCGAAAGGCTGCGTGCTGGTGCACAATGGAATTATCGAAAACTATCAGCAGTTGAAGCAACAGCTGGGGAACGATGGTTACAAATTCCAATCGGAAACGGATACTGAGGTGGTCGCGCATCTGATCGATAAGTATCTTCAGAAAGGATGTGCACTGTCTGAGGCTGTTCGGTTCGCTACAAAAGATGTGCGGGGGAGTTACGCGTTGGCCGTCATCTCGGAGCGAGAGCCTGGTACATTGATCGCGGCACGGTCGGGTTGCCCATTGGTGGTCGGTCGAACAAAAGATGCGTCGTATGTCGCGTCGGATGTCATGGCGATGCTCGCACATACACGAGAGGTGACCTATCTCGAAGAAGGGGACGTCGCGGTTGTGACCCAGCATGGGGTAGATCTCACGGACGCTGATGGCCATGCGGTGGCGCGGAAATCGTCGAAGATCACGTGGGATGCCTCAGCCGCGGAGAAGGGCGGCTATCCTCACTTCATGCTGAAAGAAATTCATGAACAGCCGCAGACGATTCTGGATACGATGCGCGGCCGATATTCGTACGACACTGGGGAGGCAGATCTGCCGGACATCGGTCTCACACCAAAAGAATTCGCCGCGGTTGAGCGGGTTTGGATCGTCGCGTGTGGGACGTCCTGGCATGCGGGGCAGGTCGGCAAGTATTTGTTCGAAGAAATGGTCCGTACTCCTGTGCAGGTAGACATTGCCAGCGAGTTTCGATATCGCGATCCGCTCGTCGGGAAAAACGATTTGTTCATCACGATTTCTCAGTCCGGAGAGACGGCTGATACACTGGCCGCTGCACGAGAAGCAAAGGGAAAGGGCGCGCGCGTTGTCTCCATCGTCAACGTCGTAGGGAGCACATTGGCACGTGAGTCTGATGGGGTGCTGTACACACATTGTGGCCCTGAAATTGGAGTCGCTTCGACCAAAGCCTTCACAGCGCAACTGACGGCGCTCTATTTATTGGCCTTGCATTTTGCGCGAGTTCGTAATGTGATGAAGGAGGCCGACGGCAAGGCCTGGTTGGACCGGTTGGTCCGTCTCCCGGTGCTGGTGGAAAGTGTGCTGCAGCGAGAGGCTGAAATGGTGGCGATCGCCAAGCGCTATTATAAGAAACGGAACTTTCTGTTCTTGGGACGTGGTATCAACTATCCCATCGCACTGGAAGGCGCGCTGAAGCTGAAAGAAATTTCCTATATCCACGCTGAGGGCTATGCGGCGGGCGAGATGAAGCACGGCCCCATCGCGCTGATCGACAGAGACATGCCGGTTGTGGTCCTGGCGCCTCGGGATCGGCTGTACGACAAAACAGTCAGTAATTTGATGGAAGTGAAAGCCCGCCATGCCCCGGTGATTGCGTTCGTGGCCGAAGGAGAGCGGGAGCTCGGCAAGATTGCGGACGCGGTGTTCACTGTGCCGGACACTCATCCATTGATTTCGCCGATTCTATTTACGATTCCGTTGCAGCTTCTGGCTTATCACATTGCTGTGCTTCGAGGAGCGGACGTGGATCAACCGAGAAACCTCGCGAAAAGCGTGACAGTTGAATGA
- a CDS encoding Aspartyl/glutamyl-tRNA(Asn/Gln) amidotransferase subunit C encodes MEITQQDVEKVAQLARLAVTPAEKDTFAKQLSQILTHVDKLNQYETMGVEPTSTVMGRVNVFREDVIRPSLSSDKALANAPEREADGFVVPKILEER; translated from the coding sequence GTGGAGATCACGCAGCAGGACGTTGAGAAGGTGGCACAGTTGGCACGATTGGCCGTGACGCCGGCTGAGAAGGACACCTTTGCCAAACAATTGAGTCAGATTCTCACACACGTCGACAAGTTGAATCAGTATGAGACGATGGGGGTCGAGCCGACCTCCACCGTCATGGGCCGAGTGAATGTATTTCGAGAAGATGTCATACGCCCGTCACTGTCTTCGGATAAGGCTCTGGCCAACGCGCCGGAGCGCGAAGCAGACGGGTTCGTTGTACCTAAAATTTTAGAGGAGCGTTAA
- a CDS encoding Aspartate 1-decarboxylase — MFRQMLRSKIHRATVTGAHLEYEGSLTIDQDLMEAAGILPYEAIVCSNLNNGERFMTYAINGSRGKGEIILNGPTARKAAVGDQIIIFCYEYYGEEEIKKHAPKIVRVNEKNRIVTVN, encoded by the coding sequence ATGTTCCGACAAATGCTACGTTCGAAAATTCACCGCGCAACTGTCACAGGCGCTCATCTGGAGTACGAGGGAAGCTTGACGATCGATCAAGACTTGATGGAAGCGGCCGGTATCCTTCCGTACGAAGCCATTGTCTGCTCGAATTTGAATAATGGTGAGCGATTTATGACCTATGCGATCAATGGTTCTCGAGGCAAGGGTGAGATCATTCTGAACGGACCTACGGCGAGGAAAGCGGCGGTCGGAGACCAGATCATCATTTTCTGTTACGAGTACTATGGGGAAGAAGAGATTAAGAAGCATGCACCGAAGATCGTCCGGGTGAATGAAAAAAATAGGATTGTGACGGTCAACTGA